Proteins found in one Oncorhynchus mykiss isolate Arlee chromosome 3, USDA_OmykA_1.1, whole genome shotgun sequence genomic segment:
- the LOC110520250 gene encoding gamma-crystallin M3-like, whose protein sequence is MSMGKIIFYEDRNFQGRSYETSSDCPELTSYLSRCNSCRVESGCFMVYDHSNFMGNQYFVRRGEYGDYQRMGMNDCIRSCRNIPMHRGNFRMRMYEKENFGGQMHELSDDCESMTDRFRMNDMQSCNVMDGHWLMYEQPNYRGRQMYMRPGEYRNMRDLSMHMGSNPMRVNSMRRIMDSCY, encoded by the exons ATGTCTATGGGAAAG ATCATCTTTTACGAGGACAGGAACTTCCAGGGTCGTTCCTATGAGACCTCCAGCGACTGCCCTGAGCTGACCTCCTACCTGAGCAGGTGCAACTCCTGCAGGGTTGAAAGCGGCTGCTTCATGGTCTATGATCATTCCAACTTCATGGGAAACCAGTACTttgtgaggaggggagagtatgGTGACTACCAGCGTATGGGCATGAACGATTGCATCAGGTCTTGCCGTAACATCCCCATG CACAGAGGAAACTTTAGGATGAGGATGTACGAGAAGGAGAACTTCGGAGGTCAGATGCACGAGCTGAGCGATGACTGTGAGTCCATGACCGATCGTTTCCGCATGAACGACATGCAGTCCTGCAATGTGATGGACGGCCACTGGCTGATGTACGAGCAGCCCAACTACAGAGGCAGGCAGATGTACATGAGGCCTGGAGAGTACAGGAACATGAGAGATTTGAGCATGCACATGGGCTCCAACCCCATGAGGGTCAACAGCATGAGGCGTATCATGGATTCCTGTTATTAA
- the LOC110505323 gene encoding gamma-crystallin M3-like isoform X2 produces MSSHLNRCHSCRVESGCFMVYDRPNFMGNQYFMRRGEYSDYQRMMGMNDCIRSSRNVPMHRGNYKMRIYEKENFGGQMHEMMDDCDSIQERYRMSDCQSCNVMDGHWLMYEQPHYKGRQMYMRPGEHRNLREMQGHNGMKFSSIRRITDSC; encoded by the exons ATGTCCTCCCATCTGAACAGGTGCCACTCCTGCAGGGTTGAGAGTGGCTGCTTCATGGTCTACGATCGCCCCAACTTCATGGGAAACCAGTACTTCATGAGGAGGGGCGAGTACTCTGACTACCAGCGTATGATGGGAATGAACGACTGCATCAGGTCCAGCCGTAACGTCCCCATG CACAGAGGAAACTACAAGATGAGGATCTACGAGAAGGAGAACTTCGGAGGTCAGATGCACGAGATGATGGACGACTGTGACTCCATCCAGGAGCGTTACCGCATGTCCGACTGCCAGTCCTGCAACGTGATGGACGGCCACTGGCTGATGTATGAGCAGCCCCACTACAAAGGCAGACAGATGTACATGAGGCCTGGAGAGCACAGAAATCTCAGGGAGATGCAGGGACACAATGGAATGAAGTTCAGTTCCATCAGAAGGATCACCGACTCCTGTTAA
- the LOC110505323 gene encoding gamma-crystallin M3-like isoform X1: MHGKIIFFEDKNFQGRSYETSQDCPDMSSHLNRCHSCRVESGCFMVYDRPNFMGNQYFMRRGEYSDYQRMMGMNDCIRSSRNVPMHRGNYKMRIYEKENFGGQMHEMMDDCDSIQERYRMSDCQSCNVMDGHWLMYEQPHYKGRQMYMRPGEHRNLREMQGHNGMKFSSIRRITDSC; encoded by the exons ATGCACGGAAAG ATCATCTTCTTCGAGGACAAGAACTTCCAGGGTCGTTCCTATGAGACCAGTCAGGACTGCCCTGACATGTCCTCCCATCTGAACAGGTGCCACTCCTGCAGGGTTGAGAGTGGCTGCTTCATGGTCTACGATCGCCCCAACTTCATGGGAAACCAGTACTTCATGAGGAGGGGCGAGTACTCTGACTACCAGCGTATGATGGGAATGAACGACTGCATCAGGTCCAGCCGTAACGTCCCCATG CACAGAGGAAACTACAAGATGAGGATCTACGAGAAGGAGAACTTCGGAGGTCAGATGCACGAGATGATGGACGACTGTGACTCCATCCAGGAGCGTTACCGCATGTCCGACTGCCAGTCCTGCAACGTGATGGACGGCCACTGGCTGATGTATGAGCAGCCCCACTACAAAGGCAGACAGATGTACATGAGGCCTGGAGAGCACAGAAATCTCAGGGAGATGCAGGGACACAATGGAATGAAGTTCAGTTCCATCAGAAGGATCACCGACTCCTGTTAA